The Stigmatopora argus isolate UIUO_Sarg chromosome 16, RoL_Sarg_1.0, whole genome shotgun sequence genome has a window encoding:
- the nedd4l gene encoding E3 ubiquitin-protein ligase NEDD4-like isoform X6, with translation MATNYEPIYGLSEDEHETRVLRVKVIAGIDLAKKDIIGASDPYVKLSLYVTDETRELALVQTKTIKKTLNPKWNEEFYFRVCPQNHRLLFEVFDENRLTRDDFLGQVDVPLSHLPTEDPAMERPYTFKDFLLRPRSHKSRVKGYLRLKMAYLPKQGGQEEEAGDMREEVEGWEESADSGSQRPQQLLPPLPPGWEEKVDNLGRTYYVNHNNRSTQWKRPSNMDVISETESDNRQRQIHQEAHRVFRSRRHISEDLENEHMEPRDVIDNSWELITEEDPNDALAQSQPGTSSMLTPQPPPTPVSQEFSDDLSLRLSFTPDTNGEVPGPSSVLTQLSNRLRSSSMTDGVSDQAQPPPLAQRSHSRRTRAQTVSGGEDSTSPTATAFNLTTLGLPPGWEERKDAKGRTYYVNHNNRTTTWTRPIVQLTEDGANAATGSSAAPIPSPSSNASSNASNNHLPEPQLRRPRSLSSPTVTLSTPLEGASNIQARRAVKDTFSNPQSPQPSPYSSPKSQHKTQQSFLPPGWEMRIAPNGRPFFIDHNSRATTWEDPRLKYPVHMRNKNSMEPGELGPLPHLPEEPGWEERIHTDGRTFYIDHNTKNTQWEDPRLQSPAITGPAVPYSREFKQKYDYFRKKLKKPADIPNRFEMKLHRNNIFEESYRRIMSLKKPDVLKARLWIEFESEKGLDYGGVAREWFFLLSKEMFNPYYGLFEYSATDNYTLQINPNSGLCNEDHLSYFKFIGRVAGMAVFHGKLLDGFFIRPFYKMMLGKQISLKDMESVDSEYYNSLKWILENDPTELDLRFCIDEDNFGQTYQVDLKPSGSDMVVTNDNKKEYIDLVIQWRFVNRVQKQMNAFLEGFTELIQIDLIKIFDENELELLMCGLGDVDVNDWRQHTVYKNGYCPNHPVIQWFWKVVLLMDAEKRIRLLQFVTGTSRVPMNGFAELYGSNGPQLFTIEQWGTPDKLPRAHTCFNRLDLPTYDSFEDLREKLLMAVENAQGFEGVD, from the exons ACCAGAGATGATTTCTTGGGACAAGTGGATGTACCTCTTAGTCATTTGCCG ACTGAGGACCCAGCCATGGAGCGGCCCTACACATTTAAGGACTTCCTATTGCGACCTAGGAG CCATAAGTCCAGGGTGAAGGGTTATCTCCGCCTGAAAATGGCTTACCTGCCCAAACAAGGgggacaagaagaagaagctgggGACAtgagggaggaggtagag GGGTGGGAGGAATCCGCAGATTCAGGGTCGCAGCGACCGCAGCAGCTTCTTCCACCATTGCCCCCTGGCTGGGAAGAAAAGGTGGACAACCTAGGACGAACCTACTACGTCAACCACAACAACCGATCCACACAGTGGAAACGGCCCTCCAACAT ggaTGTGATTTCGGAAACAGAAAGCGACAATCGGCAACGTCAGATACACCAGGAGGCGCATCGGGTCTTCCGTTCGAGACGCCACATCAGCGAGGACCTGGAAAATGAGCACATGGAGCCACGTGATGTTATTGACAAC TCCTGGGAGCTGATCACAGAGGAAGACCCTAATGACGCCCTCGCCCAGTCCCAACCTGGCACGTCCTCCATGCTGACCCCACAGCCCCCACCGACTCCCGTCTCACAAGAGTTCTCCGATGATTTGAGCTTGAGGCTGTCGTTTACCCCTGACACCAACGGCGAAGTTCCCGGGCCTAGCTCAGTTCTG ACTCAGTTGTCCAACCGACTGCGCTCTTCCAGTATGACTGATGGTGTTAGCGATCAGGCCCAGCCTCCTCCTCTTGCG CAGCGTTCCCATTCCAGAAGAACCAGGGCTCAAACAGTCTCAGGTGGTGAGGATAGCACG TCTCCCACAGCAACCGCGTTCAACCTGACCACCTTGGGCCTGCCCCCTGGATGGGAGGAGCGGAAGGACGCCAAAGGGAGAACATATTACGTCAACCATAACAACCGCACCACTACCTGGACTAGGCCCATTGTGCAG CTGACTGAAGATGGTGCGAACGCAGCAACGGGGTCGAGTGCAGCCCCCATaccctccccctcttccaatGCCTCCTCTAATGCCTCCAACAACCACCTACCTGAGCCCCAACTCCGACGACCTCGTAGTCTCAGCTCCCCCACTGTCACCCTGTCGACCCCCTTGGAG GGGGCCAGCAACATCCAGGCTAGGCGTGCGGTAAAGGACACCTTTTCCAACCCTCAATCCCCGCAACCGTCCCCGTACAGCTCCCCCAAATCACAACATAAGACCCAACAGAGCTTCCTACCGCCAGGCTGGGAAATGAGAATAGCTCCCAATGGACGGCCATTTTTCATCGACCACAATAGCAGAGCCACCACCTGG GAGGATCCCAGGTTGAAGTATCCGGTCCATATGCGAAATAAGAACTCCATGGAACCCGGTGAACTTGGGCCTCTCCCT CACCTACCAGAGGAG CCTGGGTGGGAAGAGCGAATTCACACGGATGGACGCACTTTCTACATTGACCACA ATACAAAGAACACGCAATGGGAGGATCCCCGACTTCAGAGTCCTGCTATCACCGGACCC GCTGTTCCATATTCCAGAGAGTTTAAGCAAAAATATGACTACTTTCGGAAAAAACTGAAGAAACCA gctGACATCCCAAACCGATTCGAGATGAAGCTCCACCGCAACAACATTTTCGAGGAGTCCTATCGTCGTATCATGTCGCTCAAAAAGCCCGACGTCCTGAAAGCACGCCTGTGGATTGAGTTTGAGTCGGAGAAAGGGTTGGACTACGGAGGCGTGGCCCGCGAGTGGTTCTTCCTCCTGTCCAAGGAGATGTTTAATCCTTACTACGGCCTTTTTGAGTACTCTGCCAC CGACAATTACACACTTCAGATCAACCCCAACTCCGGCTTATGCAATGAGGACCACCTATCATATTTCAAGTTCATTGGACGGGTGGCAGGCATGGCCGTTTTTCATGGGAAGCTACTGGACG GGTTTTTTATCAGGCCATTCTACAAGATGATGCTGGGTAAACAGATCTCCCTGAAAGATATGGAGTCTGTG GACAGTGAATATTACAACTCCTTAAAGTGGATTCTGGAGAATGATCCCACGGAACTGGACTTGCGGTTTTGCATTGATGAGGACAATTTTGGACAG ACATACCAGGTGGACCTCAAGCCCAGCGGATCCGACATGGTGGTCACCAATGACAACAAGAAGGAATACATCGA TTTGGTTATCCAGTGGCGCTTTGTCAATCGGGTGCAGAAGCAGATGAACGCCTTCCTGGAG GGCTTCACCGAACTCATCCAAATCGATCTGATCAAGATCTTTGATGAAAATGAACTGGAG CTGCTCATGTGCGGACTAGGTGACGTTGATGTCAATGACTGGCGCCAACACACCGTTTACAAGAATGGCTACTGTCCCAATCACCCGGTCATTCAATGGTTCTGGAAG GTCGTCCTGTTGATGGATGCCGAAAAGAGGATCCGACTTCTTCAGTTCGTCACCGGAACATCGCGTGTGCCGATGAATGGCTTCGCCGAGCTTTATG GTTCGAACGGACCTCAGTTGTTCACTATTGAGCAGTGGGGAACGCCGGATAAGCTGCCCAGAGCCCACACGTG TTTCAACCGCTTGGACCTTCCCACCTACGACTCATTCGAAGACCTGCGTGAGAAGCTTCTCATGGCCGTGGAGAACGCGCAGGGCTTTGAAGGAGTTGACTAA
- the nedd4l gene encoding E3 ubiquitin-protein ligase NEDD4-like isoform X4, producing the protein MATNYEPIYGLSEDEHETRVLRVKVIAGIDLAKKDIIGASDPYVKLSLYVTDETRELALVQTKTIKKTLNPKWNEEFYFRVCPQNHRLLFEVFDENRLSALITAKGWTHFQTRDDFLGQVDVPLSHLPTEDPAMERPYTFKDFLLRPRSHKSRVKGYLRLKMAYLPKQGGQEEEAGDMREEVEGWEESADSGSQRPQQLLPPLPPGWEEKVDNLGRTYYVNHNNRSTQWKRPSNMDVISETESDNRQRQIHQEAHRVFRSRRHISEDLENEHMEPRDVIDNSWELITEEDPNDALAQSQPGTSSMLTPQPPPTPVSQEFSDDLSLRLSFTPDTNGEVPGPSSVLTQLSNRLRSSSMTDGVSDQAQPPPLAQRSHSRRTRAQTVSGGEDSTSPTATAFNLTTLGLPPGWEERKDAKGRTYYVNHNNRTTTWTRPIVQLTEDGANAATGSSAAPIPSPSSNASSNASNNHLPEPQLRRPRSLSSPTVTLSTPLEGASNIQARRAVKDTFSNPQSPQPSPYSSPKSQHKTQQSFLPPGWEMRIAPNGRPFFIDHNSRATTWEDPRLKYPVHMRNKNSMEPGELGPLPPGWEERIHTDGRTFYIDHNTKNTQWEDPRLQSPAITGPAVPYSREFKQKYDYFRKKLKKPADIPNRFEMKLHRNNIFEESYRRIMSLKKPDVLKARLWIEFESEKGLDYGGVAREWFFLLSKEMFNPYYGLFEYSATDNYTLQINPNSGLCNEDHLSYFKFIGRVAGMAVFHGKLLDGFFIRPFYKMMLGKQISLKDMESVDSEYYNSLKWILENDPTELDLRFCIDEDNFGQTYQVDLKPSGSDMVVTNDNKKEYIDLVIQWRFVNRVQKQMNAFLEGFTELIQIDLIKIFDENELELLMCGLGDVDVNDWRQHTVYKNGYCPNHPVIQWFWKVVLLMDAEKRIRLLQFVTGTSRVPMNGFAELYGSNGPQLFTIEQWGTPDKLPRAHTCFNRLDLPTYDSFEDLREKLLMAVENAQGFEGVD; encoded by the exons TCTGCGTTAATTACAGCAAAGGGATGGACACATTTTCag ACCAGAGATGATTTCTTGGGACAAGTGGATGTACCTCTTAGTCATTTGCCG ACTGAGGACCCAGCCATGGAGCGGCCCTACACATTTAAGGACTTCCTATTGCGACCTAGGAG CCATAAGTCCAGGGTGAAGGGTTATCTCCGCCTGAAAATGGCTTACCTGCCCAAACAAGGgggacaagaagaagaagctgggGACAtgagggaggaggtagag GGGTGGGAGGAATCCGCAGATTCAGGGTCGCAGCGACCGCAGCAGCTTCTTCCACCATTGCCCCCTGGCTGGGAAGAAAAGGTGGACAACCTAGGACGAACCTACTACGTCAACCACAACAACCGATCCACACAGTGGAAACGGCCCTCCAACAT ggaTGTGATTTCGGAAACAGAAAGCGACAATCGGCAACGTCAGATACACCAGGAGGCGCATCGGGTCTTCCGTTCGAGACGCCACATCAGCGAGGACCTGGAAAATGAGCACATGGAGCCACGTGATGTTATTGACAAC TCCTGGGAGCTGATCACAGAGGAAGACCCTAATGACGCCCTCGCCCAGTCCCAACCTGGCACGTCCTCCATGCTGACCCCACAGCCCCCACCGACTCCCGTCTCACAAGAGTTCTCCGATGATTTGAGCTTGAGGCTGTCGTTTACCCCTGACACCAACGGCGAAGTTCCCGGGCCTAGCTCAGTTCTG ACTCAGTTGTCCAACCGACTGCGCTCTTCCAGTATGACTGATGGTGTTAGCGATCAGGCCCAGCCTCCTCCTCTTGCG CAGCGTTCCCATTCCAGAAGAACCAGGGCTCAAACAGTCTCAGGTGGTGAGGATAGCACG TCTCCCACAGCAACCGCGTTCAACCTGACCACCTTGGGCCTGCCCCCTGGATGGGAGGAGCGGAAGGACGCCAAAGGGAGAACATATTACGTCAACCATAACAACCGCACCACTACCTGGACTAGGCCCATTGTGCAG CTGACTGAAGATGGTGCGAACGCAGCAACGGGGTCGAGTGCAGCCCCCATaccctccccctcttccaatGCCTCCTCTAATGCCTCCAACAACCACCTACCTGAGCCCCAACTCCGACGACCTCGTAGTCTCAGCTCCCCCACTGTCACCCTGTCGACCCCCTTGGAG GGGGCCAGCAACATCCAGGCTAGGCGTGCGGTAAAGGACACCTTTTCCAACCCTCAATCCCCGCAACCGTCCCCGTACAGCTCCCCCAAATCACAACATAAGACCCAACAGAGCTTCCTACCGCCAGGCTGGGAAATGAGAATAGCTCCCAATGGACGGCCATTTTTCATCGACCACAATAGCAGAGCCACCACCTGG GAGGATCCCAGGTTGAAGTATCCGGTCCATATGCGAAATAAGAACTCCATGGAACCCGGTGAACTTGGGCCTCTCCCT CCTGGGTGGGAAGAGCGAATTCACACGGATGGACGCACTTTCTACATTGACCACA ATACAAAGAACACGCAATGGGAGGATCCCCGACTTCAGAGTCCTGCTATCACCGGACCC GCTGTTCCATATTCCAGAGAGTTTAAGCAAAAATATGACTACTTTCGGAAAAAACTGAAGAAACCA gctGACATCCCAAACCGATTCGAGATGAAGCTCCACCGCAACAACATTTTCGAGGAGTCCTATCGTCGTATCATGTCGCTCAAAAAGCCCGACGTCCTGAAAGCACGCCTGTGGATTGAGTTTGAGTCGGAGAAAGGGTTGGACTACGGAGGCGTGGCCCGCGAGTGGTTCTTCCTCCTGTCCAAGGAGATGTTTAATCCTTACTACGGCCTTTTTGAGTACTCTGCCAC CGACAATTACACACTTCAGATCAACCCCAACTCCGGCTTATGCAATGAGGACCACCTATCATATTTCAAGTTCATTGGACGGGTGGCAGGCATGGCCGTTTTTCATGGGAAGCTACTGGACG GGTTTTTTATCAGGCCATTCTACAAGATGATGCTGGGTAAACAGATCTCCCTGAAAGATATGGAGTCTGTG GACAGTGAATATTACAACTCCTTAAAGTGGATTCTGGAGAATGATCCCACGGAACTGGACTTGCGGTTTTGCATTGATGAGGACAATTTTGGACAG ACATACCAGGTGGACCTCAAGCCCAGCGGATCCGACATGGTGGTCACCAATGACAACAAGAAGGAATACATCGA TTTGGTTATCCAGTGGCGCTTTGTCAATCGGGTGCAGAAGCAGATGAACGCCTTCCTGGAG GGCTTCACCGAACTCATCCAAATCGATCTGATCAAGATCTTTGATGAAAATGAACTGGAG CTGCTCATGTGCGGACTAGGTGACGTTGATGTCAATGACTGGCGCCAACACACCGTTTACAAGAATGGCTACTGTCCCAATCACCCGGTCATTCAATGGTTCTGGAAG GTCGTCCTGTTGATGGATGCCGAAAAGAGGATCCGACTTCTTCAGTTCGTCACCGGAACATCGCGTGTGCCGATGAATGGCTTCGCCGAGCTTTATG GTTCGAACGGACCTCAGTTGTTCACTATTGAGCAGTGGGGAACGCCGGATAAGCTGCCCAGAGCCCACACGTG TTTCAACCGCTTGGACCTTCCCACCTACGACTCATTCGAAGACCTGCGTGAGAAGCTTCTCATGGCCGTGGAGAACGCGCAGGGCTTTGAAGGAGTTGACTAA
- the nedd4l gene encoding E3 ubiquitin-protein ligase NEDD4-like isoform X3: protein MATNYEPIYGLSEDEHETRVLRVKVIAGIDLAKKDIIGASDPYVKLSLYVTDETRELALVQTKTIKKTLNPKWNEEFYFRVCPQNHRLLFEVFDENRLSALITAKGWTHFQTRDDFLGQVDVPLSHLPTEDPAMERPYTFKDFLLRPRSHKSRVKGYLRLKMAYLPKQGGQEEEAGDMREEVEGWEESADSGSQRPQQLLPPLPPGWEEKVDNLGRTYYVNHNNRSTQWKRPSNMDVISETESDNRQRQIHQEAHRVFRSRRHISEDLENEHMEPRDVIDNSWELITEEDPNDALAQSQPGTSSMLTPQPPPTPVSQEFSDDLSLRLSFTPDTNGEVPGPSSVLTQLSNRLRSSSMTDGVSDQAQPPPLARSHSRRTRAQTVSGGEDSTSPTATAFNLTTLGLPPGWEERKDAKGRTYYVNHNNRTTTWTRPIVQLTEDGANAATGSSAAPIPSPSSNASSNASNNHLPEPQLRRPRSLSSPTVTLSTPLEGASNIQARRAVKDTFSNPQSPQPSPYSSPKSQHKTQQSFLPPGWEMRIAPNGRPFFIDHNSRATTWEDPRLKYPVHMRNKNSMEPGELGPLPHLPEEPGWEERIHTDGRTFYIDHNTKNTQWEDPRLQSPAITGPAVPYSREFKQKYDYFRKKLKKPADIPNRFEMKLHRNNIFEESYRRIMSLKKPDVLKARLWIEFESEKGLDYGGVAREWFFLLSKEMFNPYYGLFEYSATDNYTLQINPNSGLCNEDHLSYFKFIGRVAGMAVFHGKLLDGFFIRPFYKMMLGKQISLKDMESVDSEYYNSLKWILENDPTELDLRFCIDEDNFGQTYQVDLKPSGSDMVVTNDNKKEYIDLVIQWRFVNRVQKQMNAFLEGFTELIQIDLIKIFDENELELLMCGLGDVDVNDWRQHTVYKNGYCPNHPVIQWFWKVVLLMDAEKRIRLLQFVTGTSRVPMNGFAELYGSNGPQLFTIEQWGTPDKLPRAHTCFNRLDLPTYDSFEDLREKLLMAVENAQGFEGVD from the exons TCTGCGTTAATTACAGCAAAGGGATGGACACATTTTCag ACCAGAGATGATTTCTTGGGACAAGTGGATGTACCTCTTAGTCATTTGCCG ACTGAGGACCCAGCCATGGAGCGGCCCTACACATTTAAGGACTTCCTATTGCGACCTAGGAG CCATAAGTCCAGGGTGAAGGGTTATCTCCGCCTGAAAATGGCTTACCTGCCCAAACAAGGgggacaagaagaagaagctgggGACAtgagggaggaggtagag GGGTGGGAGGAATCCGCAGATTCAGGGTCGCAGCGACCGCAGCAGCTTCTTCCACCATTGCCCCCTGGCTGGGAAGAAAAGGTGGACAACCTAGGACGAACCTACTACGTCAACCACAACAACCGATCCACACAGTGGAAACGGCCCTCCAACAT ggaTGTGATTTCGGAAACAGAAAGCGACAATCGGCAACGTCAGATACACCAGGAGGCGCATCGGGTCTTCCGTTCGAGACGCCACATCAGCGAGGACCTGGAAAATGAGCACATGGAGCCACGTGATGTTATTGACAAC TCCTGGGAGCTGATCACAGAGGAAGACCCTAATGACGCCCTCGCCCAGTCCCAACCTGGCACGTCCTCCATGCTGACCCCACAGCCCCCACCGACTCCCGTCTCACAAGAGTTCTCCGATGATTTGAGCTTGAGGCTGTCGTTTACCCCTGACACCAACGGCGAAGTTCCCGGGCCTAGCTCAGTTCTG ACTCAGTTGTCCAACCGACTGCGCTCTTCCAGTATGACTGATGGTGTTAGCGATCAGGCCCAGCCTCCTCCTCTTGCG CGTTCCCATTCCAGAAGAACCAGGGCTCAAACAGTCTCAGGTGGTGAGGATAGCACG TCTCCCACAGCAACCGCGTTCAACCTGACCACCTTGGGCCTGCCCCCTGGATGGGAGGAGCGGAAGGACGCCAAAGGGAGAACATATTACGTCAACCATAACAACCGCACCACTACCTGGACTAGGCCCATTGTGCAG CTGACTGAAGATGGTGCGAACGCAGCAACGGGGTCGAGTGCAGCCCCCATaccctccccctcttccaatGCCTCCTCTAATGCCTCCAACAACCACCTACCTGAGCCCCAACTCCGACGACCTCGTAGTCTCAGCTCCCCCACTGTCACCCTGTCGACCCCCTTGGAG GGGGCCAGCAACATCCAGGCTAGGCGTGCGGTAAAGGACACCTTTTCCAACCCTCAATCCCCGCAACCGTCCCCGTACAGCTCCCCCAAATCACAACATAAGACCCAACAGAGCTTCCTACCGCCAGGCTGGGAAATGAGAATAGCTCCCAATGGACGGCCATTTTTCATCGACCACAATAGCAGAGCCACCACCTGG GAGGATCCCAGGTTGAAGTATCCGGTCCATATGCGAAATAAGAACTCCATGGAACCCGGTGAACTTGGGCCTCTCCCT CACCTACCAGAGGAG CCTGGGTGGGAAGAGCGAATTCACACGGATGGACGCACTTTCTACATTGACCACA ATACAAAGAACACGCAATGGGAGGATCCCCGACTTCAGAGTCCTGCTATCACCGGACCC GCTGTTCCATATTCCAGAGAGTTTAAGCAAAAATATGACTACTTTCGGAAAAAACTGAAGAAACCA gctGACATCCCAAACCGATTCGAGATGAAGCTCCACCGCAACAACATTTTCGAGGAGTCCTATCGTCGTATCATGTCGCTCAAAAAGCCCGACGTCCTGAAAGCACGCCTGTGGATTGAGTTTGAGTCGGAGAAAGGGTTGGACTACGGAGGCGTGGCCCGCGAGTGGTTCTTCCTCCTGTCCAAGGAGATGTTTAATCCTTACTACGGCCTTTTTGAGTACTCTGCCAC CGACAATTACACACTTCAGATCAACCCCAACTCCGGCTTATGCAATGAGGACCACCTATCATATTTCAAGTTCATTGGACGGGTGGCAGGCATGGCCGTTTTTCATGGGAAGCTACTGGACG GGTTTTTTATCAGGCCATTCTACAAGATGATGCTGGGTAAACAGATCTCCCTGAAAGATATGGAGTCTGTG GACAGTGAATATTACAACTCCTTAAAGTGGATTCTGGAGAATGATCCCACGGAACTGGACTTGCGGTTTTGCATTGATGAGGACAATTTTGGACAG ACATACCAGGTGGACCTCAAGCCCAGCGGATCCGACATGGTGGTCACCAATGACAACAAGAAGGAATACATCGA TTTGGTTATCCAGTGGCGCTTTGTCAATCGGGTGCAGAAGCAGATGAACGCCTTCCTGGAG GGCTTCACCGAACTCATCCAAATCGATCTGATCAAGATCTTTGATGAAAATGAACTGGAG CTGCTCATGTGCGGACTAGGTGACGTTGATGTCAATGACTGGCGCCAACACACCGTTTACAAGAATGGCTACTGTCCCAATCACCCGGTCATTCAATGGTTCTGGAAG GTCGTCCTGTTGATGGATGCCGAAAAGAGGATCCGACTTCTTCAGTTCGTCACCGGAACATCGCGTGTGCCGATGAATGGCTTCGCCGAGCTTTATG GTTCGAACGGACCTCAGTTGTTCACTATTGAGCAGTGGGGAACGCCGGATAAGCTGCCCAGAGCCCACACGTG TTTCAACCGCTTGGACCTTCCCACCTACGACTCATTCGAAGACCTGCGTGAGAAGCTTCTCATGGCCGTGGAGAACGCGCAGGGCTTTGAAGGAGTTGACTAA